From one Magnolia sinica isolate HGM2019 chromosome 18, MsV1, whole genome shotgun sequence genomic stretch:
- the LOC131233900 gene encoding two-component response regulator-like PRR95 translates to MGEVALSSEVVFGEEEEEVKKIVRWESLLPRTSLGVLLVEGDDSTRQIVAALLRKCNYKVAAVSNGLKAWEILKEKPHNIDLILTEVDLPSVSGFSLLTMIMEHETCKNIPVIMMSSHDSISVVFKCMLGGAADFLVKPVRKNELRNLWQHVWRRQASNGLRHRHQDGNHVPRKFNTASDTNAASNHSSACMQKNRECSEKGSDAQSSCTKPDTEAESVYVHNMQELLQPKCRNASLVVDTEAQKHETHLKLGGSLSIHESEAEDKSMGLSSEMAPCNHVKNPSETILLEKHACVAGDKEMIPPRYRVDANMVNETEYSDKQIKPLSEVIDLIEAINNQPQYSYRPPESTIGCSIMFDDAVNFSDGNGSKCRLGSLRLELSLRGSEPSGCKNQETEERCTLNHSNASPFSRYNNRTVQPPGPPLPSPTSFNIESLECSGNSQKPLLNQSPGAAAGVHWHGLTKNDSQEETDPGVIGPGQEKTTFPFSGLGVVPVPVPSTGMPLDGFYAGYGALLPPIFYQQSVPQGPPPWSTSSSSQQEAVHVNSSHQSNLETHDSEQNHYSHDQIADKPICQAVPGQEQNMESEQDPGHVLSATGQSRSSNPCNGSGGHLNSSGCGSVCNGSSKNGAVVGAASESGNDEGLSAHDGATMKDYQRISQREAALTKFRLKRKDRCYEKKVRYQSRKRLAEQRPRVKGQFVRQVQPDPHPASIENDSYHCDLLAA, encoded by the exons ATGGGAGAAGTCGCTTTGAGTAGTGAAGTGGTTTTtggggaggaagaagaagaagtgaagaaGATTGTGAGATGGGAGAGTCTTCTTCCTCGTACATCGCTGGGAGTTCTGTTAGTAGAAGGGGATGATTCGACGCGTCAGATCGTCGCTGCTCTGTTGAGGAAATGCAATTACAAAG TTGCTGCTGTTTCCAATGGCTTAAAAGCATGGGAAATTCTGAAGGAGAAACCTCATAATATCGATCTCATTCTGACAGAAGTAGACTTGCCCTCAGTCTCTGGATTTAGCCTTCTTACCATGATAATGGAGCACGAGACCTGCAAAAACATTCCTGTGATAA TGATGTCCTCGCATGATTCTATCAGTGTGGTTTTCAAGTGTATGCTGGGAGGTGCTGCAGATTTTCTAGTCAAGCCTGTTAGGAAGAACGAGCTGAGGAATTTGTGGCAGCATGTTTGGAGAAGACAAGCT TCGAATGGTCTCAGGCATAGGCACCAAGATGGGAACCATGTACCAAGGAAATTCAACACTGCTTCTGACACCAATGCTGCAAGTAACCACTCAAGTGCCTGTATGCAGAAAAATAGGGAATGCAGTGAAAAAGGCAGCGATGCCCAA AGCTCTTGTACGAAGCCAGACACGGAAGCTGAAAGTGTGTACGTGCATAACATGCAGGAGCTTTTGCAGCCAAAATGTAGGAATGCTTCTCTTGTGGTCGATACAGAAGCACAGAAGCATGAGACACATCTTAAGTTGGGTGGATCATTGTCGATTCATGAAAGTGAAGCTGAAG ATAAATCGATGGGACTGAGCTCAGAAATGGCTCCCTGCAATCATGTGAAAAACCCCAGTGAGACCATCTTACTTGAAAAACATGCATGTGTGGCAGGGGACAAGGAAATGATCCCCCCAAGATACAGGGTGGATGCTAATATGGTGAATGAAACTGAGTACAGTGATAAGCAAATCAAACCTTTGAGTGAAGTCATTGACTTGATTGAGGCAATCAATAATCAGCCACAATACAGCTATCGCCCTCCAGAAAGTACCATTGGTTGCAGCATTATGTTCGACGATGCAGTAAACTTCTCTGATGGGAATGGCAGCAAGTGCCGGTTAGGTTCACTACGATTGGAACTTTCCTTGAGAGGCTCTGAGCCGAGTGGGTGCAAAAACCAAGAGACTGAGGAAAGGTGTACCTTGAACCATTCAAATGCCTCACCCTTTTCTCG GTACAATAACAGGACAGTGCAGCCCCCTGGCCCCCCTCTTCCATCACCGACCAGTTTCAACATCGAATCCCTAGAATGTTCTGGGAACTCCCAGAAgcctctcctcaaccaatctccTGGGGCTGCTGCTGGCGTTCACTGGCATGGGTTGACAAAGAATGACAGTCAGGAAGAAACTGACCCCGGGGTCATTGGTCCGGGTCAAGAGAAAACGACATTTCCATTTTCTGGACTTGGGGTTGTTCCTGTCCCTGTTCCTTCCACTGGCATGCCCCTCGATGGTTTTTATGCTGGCTATGGCGCTTTATTGCCCCCCATATTCTATCAACAATCAGTTCCTCAAGGGCCACCACCATGGAGCACAAGTTCATCCAGCCAGCAGGAAGCCGTCCATGTGAATTCATCTCATCAATCCAATCTTGAAACTCATGACTCAGAgcaaaatcattattctcatgaTCAAATTGCAGACAAACCCATCTGCCAGGCTGTGCCTGGGCAGGAACAGAACATGGAATCTGAACAGGATCCAGGGCACGTTCTGTCAGCAACTGGTCAAAGCAGAAGCAGCAATCCATGCAATGGTAGCGGAGGCCATCTTAACAGCAGTGGATGTGGGAGTGTCTGCAATGGGAGTAGCAAGAATGGTGCTGTGGTTGGAGCGGCATCAGAGAGTGGGAATGATGAGGGCCTTTCTGCTCATGATGGAGCCACGATGAAGGATTATCAGCGTATTTCACAAAGAGAGGCGGCCTTGACCAAATTCCGACTGAAGCGAAAAGACAGATGCTATGAGAAGAAG GTTCGGTACCAAAGCAGGAAAAGACTTGCAGAGCAGCGCCCTCGAGTGAAAGGACAGTTTGTTCGCCAAGTGCAACCTGATCCTCATCCTGCATCCATCGAAAATGATAGCTATCATTGCGATTTGTTGGCCGCATAG